A genomic segment from Triticum dicoccoides isolate Atlit2015 ecotype Zavitan chromosome 1A, WEW_v2.0, whole genome shotgun sequence encodes:
- the LOC119277875 gene encoding uncharacterized protein LOC119277875 has product MSITNSEVESAMNHRYRRAVLGDCGFSKEAFDAFSSVDAYIRAAQDGLARATDQHPKDMRALMAKNRLLSQELEKCQSQLTAATSELEKSKEPPPESLEQLREKLMVA; this is encoded by the exons ATGTCCATCACGAActctgaagtagagagcgccatgaatcatcgctaTCGGAGGGCCGTTCTTGGTGACTGCGGCTTTTCAAAGGAGGCATTCGATGCCTTCAGCTCGGTTGATGCGTACattcgagctgctcaagatggacttgccagagccacggaccagcatccaaaagatatgcgg gcACTTATGGCGAAGAATAGActgctgtctcaagagctggaaaaatGTCAGAGTCAGCTAACTGCGGCTACCTCCGAATTGGAGAAATCCAAGGAGCCACCACCAG AATCGCTAGAGCAACTGAGAGAGAAATTGATGGTCGCCTAG